AAATGTCCCCCACGCCACGAGCCGCAGCAACTAGCACTCCAGCATCAATAAAAGTTCGTTTCATTCCTCTTTATTTTCTATTCCACCGCGACGACTAGCCACTTCTTTTTCCAGTTCCTCCCTATTTAACAATGGTGTCCCAGAAGCAACAATTCTACCCCGAATTTGTCTTAACCGTTCTCCTAATGAAGATTGAAGAGTTAGATTCAATGGTTTAGGATTAACCGTTTTCAAGCGGAGAAATTCCGCAAAATCTAAAACCTCCTGTTGCTTTTCAGGCGGTAAAACTCTAATATGCAC
The genomic region above belongs to Phormidium ambiguum IAM M-71 and contains:
- a CDS encoding DUF2281 domain-containing protein, which gives rise to MMSIEEAILVHIRVLPPEKQQEVLDFAEFLRLKTVNPKPLNLTLQSSLGERLRQIRGRIVASGTPLLNREELEKEVASRRGGIENKEE